One genomic segment of Ipomoea triloba cultivar NCNSP0323 chromosome 9, ASM357664v1 includes these proteins:
- the LOC116030757 gene encoding protein GRAVITROPIC IN THE LIGHT 1, with translation MPEVVEGAAKPPQISEMFQKFAHAFKAKTFELFADEETSAAGDGDVYALLDSAEEFITDQKVVVIKPDSCKYPPSPDPTAKVQFTNALVSSLFANVSSFEASYLQLQMAHVPFDEKAIESADKALVSILQKLTEIRNLYRSFKKHPSCNLEYFPVGSVLEFQVQENQSKLRALETMVNQLQSDIESKDDEVLILRKKLDKIHDTNSSLSRKLGVRTENLSNSIDVLLTIRVFELMLRDSLKSVHCFSKLLLELMKKAGWDLEQAANSVYPGVNYAEKGHEKYSFLSYVCLEIFRGFDKDDFGILDDNNACNGNGSICGGENGYLRQLIEHVSCNPMDVLQKNPNSGFSKFCEKKYEQLIHPTMESSIFSNMDQKEVVLDSWRSLSVFYELFVRMASSIWLLHKLAFSFNPVVKIFQVEGGVDFSMVYMEDITRKSSFFLGKTRPKVGFTIVPGFKIGQTIIQSQVYLTSCKHPEQHGSQRDLTKI, from the coding sequence ATGCCAGAGGTGGTGGAAGGAGCTGCAAAGCCTCCGCAAATCTCCGAGATGTTCCAGAAATTCGCCCACGCCTTCAAGGCCAAGACGTTCGAGCTCTTCGCCGACGAGGAAACTTCCGCCGCCGGGGACGGCGACGTCTACGCCCTCCTCGATTCCGCCGAGGAGTTCATCACGGATCAGAAAGTGGTGGTTATCAAGCCCGATTCCTGCAAGTACCCGCCGTCTCCGGACCCTACGGCGAAAGTCCAGTTCACCAATGCCCTCGTTTCTTCGCTCTTCGCCAACGTTTCGTCGTTTGAAGCCTCGTATCTCCAGCTCCAAATGGCCCACGTGCCTTTCGATGAGAAGGCCATTGAATCAGCTGACAAAGCTCTGGTGTCGATTCTCCAGAAATTGACTGAAATCAGGAATTTGTATAGGAGTTTCAAGAAGCACCCTAGCTGTAATCTTGAATATTTTCCGGTGGGGTCGGTTTTGGAGTTTCAGGTGCAAGAGAATCAGAGTAAGCTCAGGGCTTTGGAGACCATGGTAAATCAATTACAGTCTGATATTGAGTCTAAGGACGATGAAGTTTTGATTTTAAGGAAGAAGTTAGATAAAATTCATGACACTAATTCGAGTTTATCCAGAAAGTTAGGGGTTAGAACAGAAAATTTGAGTAATAGCATAGATGTGTTGTTAACAATTCGTGTTTTTGAGTTAATGTTGCGGGATTCATTAAAGTCTGTGCATTGTTTTAGCAAGTTATTACTGGAATTGATGAAAAAAGCTGGGTGGGATCTAGAGCAGGCTGCAAATTCAGTTTATCCTGGTGTTAATTATGCGGAAAAAGGGCATGAGAAATACTCATTTCTGTCTTATGTTTGTTTGGAGATATTCAGAGGTTTCGATAAGGATGATTTTGGTATACTTGATGACAACAATGCTTGCAATGGTAATGGCTCGATTTGTGGTGGTGAAAATGGTTATCTGAGACAATTAATCGAGCATGTCTCATGCAATCCAATGGATGTCTTGCAAAAGAACCCAAATTCTGGTTTTTCAAAGTTTTGTGAGAAGAAGTATGAGCAACTGATCCATCCCACGATGGAATCGTCGATCTTTAGCAACATGGATCAGAAGGAAGTCGTGTTGGATTCTTGGAGATCGTTGAGCGTATTCTATGAGTTGTTTGTTAGGATGGCGAGTTCGATATGGCTGCTTCACAAGCTAGCGTTTTCGTTTAATCCCGTGGTAAAGATCTTCCAAGTGGAGGGAGGGGTTGATTTCTCAATGGTGTACATGGAAGATATTACCAGGAAAAGCAGCTTCTTTTTGGGTAAGACTAGGCCCAAGGTCGGTTTCACAATTGTTCCGGGGTTTAAAATTGGCCAGACAATCATTCAGTCTCAAGTATATCTAACCAGCTGTAAGCATCCAGAGCAGCATGGCTCCCAGCGGGATTTGACGAAAATCTGA